From Vicinamibacterales bacterium, one genomic window encodes:
- a CDS encoding DnaJ C-terminal domain-containing protein: protein MQFMDYYDTLGVSKNATDKEIKQAYRRLARKHHPDVNPGNAKAESVFKNITEAYEVLGNPETRRKYNELGANWKMYEQSGSPGTPHQDPFGRGMPFGGGGGWTIDFGDATRGPNLGADGASPFSDFFNAFFGGTPGQPRPRGPRRKESKEVNQTIDLSLEEAFLGVERRISILSANKTRVVSVRIPPGVSDRSRIRIPYGPEGGSTASGELLLRVRIVPHPKFRRKGRDLHTSVTVPLTTAILGGAVPVQNVEGIALNLKIPPGTQPGQVFRLKGQGMPGVRKPEDRGALYATVELLLPTQLNDRERAHYEALAKLEGSNTAKEPS, encoded by the coding sequence ATGCAATTTATGGACTATTACGACACTCTCGGGGTAAGCAAGAACGCCACTGATAAGGAAATCAAGCAGGCCTACCGCAGGCTCGCCCGTAAACATCATCCGGATGTGAATCCCGGTAATGCAAAAGCCGAATCGGTCTTTAAAAACATTACCGAGGCCTATGAGGTTTTGGGGAATCCTGAGACCCGAAGGAAATACAACGAGCTGGGAGCTAACTGGAAGATGTATGAGCAATCAGGATCGCCAGGCACTCCCCATCAGGACCCATTCGGCCGCGGAATGCCCTTTGGAGGCGGTGGTGGGTGGACAATTGATTTTGGCGATGCCACTAGAGGACCTAATCTAGGAGCCGACGGCGCAAGCCCATTCTCGGATTTCTTTAACGCCTTTTTTGGAGGAACTCCTGGCCAACCCCGCCCCCGAGGTCCTCGGCGAAAAGAATCAAAAGAGGTGAATCAGACAATCGACCTATCACTCGAGGAAGCTTTTCTGGGCGTGGAGCGACGCATCTCAATTCTTAGTGCCAATAAAACTAGAGTGGTTAGCGTCCGAATTCCACCTGGTGTAAGCGACCGCTCTCGAATTCGAATCCCTTATGGCCCAGAAGGCGGCTCGACTGCTTCGGGAGAACTGCTGCTAAGAGTGCGAATTGTCCCACATCCGAAGTTTCGCCGAAAAGGGCGCGACCTTCATACCTCGGTTACTGTTCCACTCACAACAGCTATTCTAGGAGGAGCCGTTCCCGTGCAAAACGTTGAGGGGATAGCCCTCAATCTAAAAATACCACCAGGAACCCAACCTGGGCAGGTGTTCCGCTTAAAAGGACAGGGAATGCCGGGAGTGCGAAAGCCAGAGGATCGCGGCGCTCTCTACGCAACCGTCGAGCTTCTATTACCAACTCAGCTTAACGACAGGGAACGCGCTCATTACGAGGCATTAGCTAAACTCGAGGGGTCTAACACGGCAAAGGAGCCTTCCTAG
- the rho gene encoding transcription termination factor Rho, whose translation MTTEKKRSSARAANDQASGQDSTAVTSPKLAQKSNSRKQGNTLNISELKEMSIQKLTQVAKDLSVAGATGMRKQELIFQILKAQTEKSGFIFSEGVLEVLPDGYGFLRAPDYNYLPGPDDIYVSPSQIRKFDLQTGDTVSGQIRPPKEGERYFALIKVEAVNFEAPDQARNKLFFENLTPLYPEERVKLETGGDNLSARVMDLMTPIGKGQRGLIVASPRTGKTMLLQNIAQSVSANHPEVYLIVLLIDERPEEVTDMQRSVDGEVISSTFDEPAQRHVQVAEMVIEKAKRLVEHKKDVLIVLDSITRLARAYNTVIPPSGKVLSGGLDSNALQKPKRFFGAARNIEEGGSLTIMATALVDTGSRMDDVIFEEFKGTGNMEIHLDRKLVEKRVFPAIDIQKSGTRKEELLIDKDDLNRVWVLRKVLAPLSAVEAMELLLDKMGKAESNSDFLSAMQKMG comes from the coding sequence ATGACAACAGAAAAAAAGCGCTCCTCAGCGCGTGCAGCCAACGATCAGGCCAGCGGCCAAGATTCAACAGCGGTTACGTCCCCGAAGTTGGCTCAGAAATCGAACTCCCGAAAACAGGGAAACACCTTAAACATTAGCGAGCTTAAGGAGATGAGTATCCAGAAGCTCACTCAAGTTGCCAAGGACCTGAGTGTTGCTGGCGCGACTGGCATGCGGAAACAGGAGCTCATTTTTCAGATTCTGAAAGCACAGACGGAAAAAAGTGGCTTCATTTTCTCTGAGGGTGTGCTTGAGGTATTGCCTGACGGTTACGGTTTTCTACGCGCGCCTGACTACAACTACCTTCCAGGGCCTGACGACATTTACGTTTCTCCGTCACAAATACGTAAGTTTGATTTGCAGACTGGGGACACGGTGTCTGGGCAAATCCGGCCACCGAAGGAGGGAGAGCGTTATTTCGCCTTGATTAAGGTTGAAGCCGTGAACTTCGAGGCGCCTGATCAGGCTAGGAACAAGTTATTTTTTGAAAACCTAACACCTCTTTATCCTGAGGAGCGGGTGAAGCTCGAAACCGGAGGTGACAATTTGTCAGCTCGGGTCATGGACCTCATGACCCCAATAGGCAAGGGACAACGTGGGTTGATCGTGGCCTCGCCGCGTACGGGCAAGACGATGCTGCTGCAGAACATCGCCCAATCAGTTTCTGCAAATCACCCTGAAGTCTATTTAATAGTGTTGCTAATTGACGAACGGCCTGAAGAAGTCACAGATATGCAGCGGTCCGTAGATGGGGAGGTCATTTCATCAACATTTGATGAGCCAGCGCAGAGGCATGTGCAGGTTGCTGAGATGGTGATAGAGAAGGCTAAGCGCCTAGTAGAACATAAAAAGGATGTGCTCATTGTTCTCGATTCAATTACGCGGCTCGCACGGGCGTACAACACCGTAATACCACCCTCCGGGAAAGTCCTTTCTGGCGGCTTAGATTCGAATGCATTGCAGAAACCGAAGCGGTTTTTTGGTGCCGCCAGAAATATTGAGGAAGGTGGCTCCTTAACGATCATGGCAACCGCATTGGTTGATACTGGCTCGAGAATGGACGACGTGATTTTTGAAGAATTTAAGGGCACCGGCAATATGGAGATTCACCTTGATCGAAAATTAGTCGAAAAACGTGTTTTCCCTGCGATTGACATACAAAAGAGTGGCACTCGGAAGGAAGAGTTGCTAATTGATAAGGATGATCTCAATAGGGTGTGGGTGCTTCGTAAGGTATTAGCACCTCTTTCTGCGGTTGAGGCGATGGAGCTTTTGTTGGATAAGATGGGCAAGGCGGAGTCGAACTCCGACTTTCTTTCGGCAATGCAAAAAATGGGATAG
- a CDS encoding BrxA/BrxB family bacilliredoxin, with product MGSSKEDDVGYPEFMIAPMREELVRLGVKELRTAAEVDNLVKDTKGTVMVVVNSVCGCAAGRARPGVALALQHATTPDVTATVFAGADIEATEQARSHFVGYPSSSPAIGLLKDGHLVYMMERHQIEGQEAPAIARQLIGAFEEHCSTVEVAR from the coding sequence ATGGGTTCTTCGAAGGAGGATGATGTGGGGTATCCAGAGTTCATGATCGCGCCGATGCGTGAAGAGTTAGTGCGGTTAGGCGTGAAAGAGCTACGCACTGCCGCTGAGGTGGACAACCTCGTTAAAGATACCAAGGGTACGGTGATGGTGGTAGTGAACTCTGTCTGTGGCTGTGCAGCCGGGCGGGCTCGGCCAGGGGTTGCCTTAGCGCTTCAGCATGCGACAACACCTGATGTTACCGCCACGGTCTTTGCCGGGGCGGACATTGAGGCCACCGAACAGGCTCGGTCCCACTTCGTTGGATATCCGTCCTCATCTCCAGCAATTGGACTACTCAAGGATGGCCACCTGGTCTATATGATGGAGCGACATCAAATTGAGGGTCAGGAGGCTCCAGCTATCGCCAGACAGTTAATCGGTGCATTTGAAGAGCACTGCTCGACAGTCGAAGTCGCTCGTTGA
- a CDS encoding CDGSH iron-sulfur domain-containing protein, which yields MTIKVRRNGPYRIDGEGVTIIDWQGQKYAAKDGNVVLCRCGASANKPFCDGAHSRIGFAPDSTTEDNLT from the coding sequence ATGACGATTAAGGTTCGACGGAATGGCCCCTATCGTATAGATGGCGAAGGGGTGACGATTATCGATTGGCAGGGGCAGAAATATGCCGCCAAGGACGGTAACGTTGTTCTCTGCCGGTGTGGCGCTTCAGCCAATAAACCGTTTTGTGACGGCGCCCATTCTCGAATTGGATTTGCGCCAGACTCAACTACTGAGGATAACTTGACTTAG
- a CDS encoding glycosyltransferase family 39 protein gives MQTPLRWLVVLCAVTFFLALGNGAIADSDEAYYAEAARQMVMTGDWLTPHYNDTVRFQKPVLMYWLIGTGYLLTGVNETAARFPSAFAGLLLVLLTFTIGRRWYNTSTGFLAGSIVATTFGTSAIAWQALPDLPVTVLIVFATWSLLRALSCNPIDAGNGQAVNSDSHRRTWLLAAAASAALACLAKGPIGIVLPLMVALPLAYWKHANPGVVSPGPGRSTGLRPILPVIAILLFLVLASPWFLVMAYQHGPSYLVYFFVGENIARFTTEEFNQTRPLWFYLPVLAGGLLPWTPFTILWIPDLIKALKARTLPSPTCLRLVVWAAAPLLFYTLSIGKQPRYILPALAPLAILLARSIQRQLSAQPTLLMRTSVALVATFWLILGILFFRASPILELLGSTYPWLTGLILIGAGTAVAISPIFVSLNRVIPIITAASAVILLVLHTQLFSTYRPAPVEQVSAIISKHWQSEYLLGTYRAFGRNQVFYSGHPRHEMFTTEQVSAFLETTTPVLCILPERDWVGLRPRAQQLGRPIDQITYIDRAGLRIRDLLQPDPENILQNVLIVTNR, from the coding sequence GTGCAGACGCCCCTACGCTGGCTCGTGGTGCTCTGCGCTGTCACGTTCTTCCTCGCCCTCGGTAATGGCGCCATAGCGGACTCGGATGAGGCATATTATGCCGAAGCTGCCCGTCAAATGGTGATGACCGGTGATTGGCTAACTCCCCATTACAACGACACTGTACGATTTCAAAAGCCCGTCCTGATGTACTGGCTCATCGGAACAGGCTACTTACTCACTGGTGTCAATGAGACCGCTGCTCGCTTTCCATCCGCATTTGCGGGCCTTTTATTAGTCCTACTAACCTTCACAATAGGTCGGCGATGGTACAACACCTCCACTGGATTTCTCGCCGGTTCCATAGTAGCCACAACATTCGGCACTTCTGCGATTGCATGGCAAGCTCTTCCCGACCTACCCGTAACGGTGCTTATTGTTTTCGCAACATGGTCATTATTACGGGCGTTGTCATGCAACCCGATCGATGCTGGAAATGGCCAGGCCGTTAATTCCGATTCGCACCGTCGGACATGGCTCCTAGCCGCGGCGGCCTCGGCAGCGCTTGCATGTCTTGCAAAGGGGCCGATCGGAATCGTTTTACCTTTAATGGTTGCGTTACCGCTGGCTTATTGGAAACACGCCAACCCAGGCGTCGTCAGTCCTGGCCCTGGACGCTCCACCGGTCTTAGACCAATCTTGCCGGTGATAGCCATCCTGCTATTTCTCGTATTGGCCTCACCATGGTTCCTGGTCATGGCTTATCAGCACGGCCCTTCCTACCTTGTTTATTTTTTTGTCGGCGAGAATATTGCAAGGTTTACAACAGAAGAATTTAATCAAACGCGACCGCTATGGTTTTACCTTCCAGTGCTTGCCGGCGGGTTGCTACCTTGGACACCATTCACGATTCTGTGGATACCCGACCTCATCAAAGCACTCAAGGCCAGAACACTTCCATCACCGACTTGTCTACGGCTTGTTGTCTGGGCAGCTGCTCCACTACTCTTCTACACTCTTTCGATTGGCAAGCAGCCACGCTACATTCTTCCCGCCCTTGCACCATTGGCCATCCTTCTTGCTAGGAGTATTCAAAGGCAACTCAGCGCACAGCCCACGCTATTGATGCGCACCTCCGTGGCGTTGGTTGCCACCTTTTGGTTAATCCTCGGCATTCTGTTTTTTCGAGCTTCTCCGATACTCGAGCTTCTTGGATCGACCTATCCCTGGCTTACGGGGCTCATCCTAATTGGCGCCGGAACGGCGGTCGCCATTTCGCCAATCTTCGTTTCCCTGAATCGGGTAATACCTATAATCACAGCTGCTAGCGCTGTGATCCTCCTGGTTCTTCACACACAGCTGTTTTCAACTTATCGCCCAGCACCCGTTGAGCAGGTAAGCGCCATCATCTCAAAACATTGGCAGAGTGAATATCTGCTCGGTACCTATCGGGCATTCGGTCGGAACCAGGTCTTCTATTCCGGGCATCCGCGCCACGAAATGTTCACCACCGAGCAAGTCAGCGCTTTTCTGGAAACAACGACGCCGGTCCTATGCATACTTCCGGAAAGAGATTGGGTAGGACTGAGGCCACGAGCACAGCAACTGGGACGACCAATTGACCAAATTACTTACATCGATAGAGCCGGCCTGCGTATACGCGATCTCCTCCAGCCAGATCCTGAAAATATTCTACAGAACGTCTTAATCGTAACGAACCGTTAG
- a CDS encoding FAD-linked oxidase C-terminal domain-containing protein, with translation MLKAEFIRKVEEVVGLKGCGRGQDALELYSADASRCEGRAELVVFPDTTDQISTVAALCNHHRVPLTVRGAGTGSTGGAVPSQGGILLAMERFSRIIEIDQVNLLAIVEPNVVTGELQKMVESIGLFYPPDPASLNRCAIGGNIAECAGGPRAFKYGTTKRYVLGLEAVLATGEIIHTGGKTVKNVVGYDLTQTLIGSEGTLAIVTKAILRLIPLPPCRETVQATFRHVDDAVGAMIELVKARVIPSALELIDLESLEAVARYLDDRTLAPAGTAAMLLLEVDGLPETVREEAARVEDACRRVGAETVRCAADVETRDELWRVRRELSPALKVIAGLKLNHDVVVPKSKVPDLFKVVEQLRINFDLTIACFGHVGDGNIHVNIMVDPNELRAVSRAADAELQLFKEVVRLEGVISGEHGIGLSKRPFMKLGLSSDELALMSRLKAAFDPNGILNPGKIFPDCSQDDSESSG, from the coding sequence ATGTTGAAAGCAGAGTTTATTCGTAAAGTTGAAGAGGTTGTTGGGCTGAAAGGCTGTGGTCGTGGCCAAGACGCTCTTGAACTCTACAGCGCTGACGCCTCGAGGTGTGAAGGAAGGGCTGAACTTGTGGTCTTTCCTGACACTACGGACCAGATTTCCACCGTTGCAGCATTGTGCAATCACCATCGGGTGCCGCTAACGGTGAGAGGGGCTGGTACGGGCTCTACGGGAGGTGCTGTACCGTCGCAGGGCGGCATCCTATTAGCCATGGAGCGTTTCAGTCGCATCATTGAAATTGATCAAGTTAACCTCCTGGCTATAGTCGAGCCGAACGTTGTAACCGGTGAGCTCCAGAAGATGGTTGAGTCGATAGGATTATTTTATCCACCGGATCCGGCTAGTTTGAATCGCTGCGCTATTGGGGGAAATATCGCGGAATGCGCAGGCGGTCCAAGAGCGTTTAAATATGGAACCACTAAACGTTATGTTCTTGGCTTGGAGGCTGTTTTGGCAACTGGAGAAATCATTCATACCGGTGGCAAGACAGTGAAGAATGTAGTCGGGTACGACCTGACCCAAACCCTGATTGGATCGGAAGGTACGTTGGCCATCGTGACTAAGGCCATACTTCGCTTGATACCTCTTCCTCCATGTCGTGAAACAGTTCAAGCGACGTTTAGGCATGTTGATGACGCGGTTGGGGCAATGATCGAGCTGGTCAAGGCCCGTGTTATTCCGTCTGCGTTAGAGCTTATTGACTTGGAATCACTCGAAGCCGTTGCTCGCTACTTAGACGATCGAACTCTGGCGCCAGCGGGGACGGCAGCGATGCTTTTACTAGAGGTGGATGGGTTACCGGAGACAGTGCGAGAGGAGGCAGCCCGGGTTGAGGATGCTTGTCGGCGGGTTGGCGCGGAGACCGTCCGATGTGCGGCCGATGTCGAGACCCGGGATGAATTGTGGCGGGTACGCCGAGAGCTGTCGCCGGCCCTTAAGGTGATTGCAGGGTTAAAACTAAATCATGATGTTGTTGTTCCTAAATCTAAGGTGCCTGACCTGTTTAAGGTGGTGGAGCAGCTTCGAATCAATTTTGATCTAACCATTGCATGTTTTGGGCACGTCGGGGATGGCAACATACACGTCAACATCATGGTCGATCCAAATGAACTTCGTGCGGTTTCCCGCGCAGCTGATGCGGAGCTTCAATTGTTTAAAGAGGTCGTTCGCCTAGAAGGTGTGATTAGTGGCGAACACGGCATCGGCTTGTCAAAGCGACCGTTTATGAAGCTCGGCTTATCATCTGACGAACTGGCCTTAATGAGTCGACTCAAGGCTGCGTTTGATCCAAACGGAATATTGAACCCTGGTAAAATCTTTCCCGATTGTTCGCAGGACGATTCAGAAAGCAGTGGATGA
- a CDS encoding sodium-dependent transporter gives MTNRETFSSRWGLILAGLGLAVGTGNLWRFPRIAAENGGAAFLIPWIIFLFLWSLPLMIAEFGIGRGTRRGVVGSFAKLIGSRYAWMGGFIAVTTIMVLFYYTVVTGWALKYFFVAIRGGIPAGSPEAYWATYSHSVWQPIFFHLISVGIGAFIIQRGVVHGIERANRILIPILFLLLIVAVIRSVTLPGADRGLAFLFNPDLSALKSHKTWLEALTQSAWSTGAGWGMLLTYATYMRRNDDVVLNASTIGLGDNSASLLAGMAIVPTAFALLSNEEAQAAMASGNEGLTFIWIPQLFALVPFGHVFLPLFFLALFCAALSTLIAMIEFATRILMDGGVKRRRAVRLVASVVAVMGIPSAVSMTVFVNQDWVWGLALMISGLFIAIAVIRFGQDRFLNEFVNVEGNDLNLGRFYGWLIRYVVPAEFIAIFSWWVYAAVTAPGSKPWWNPTDPVGLGTCLLQWGVALSLLIYFNKGIAERSLHEEKGQL, from the coding sequence TTGACTAATCGAGAAACCTTTTCCTCTCGCTGGGGGCTTATCCTGGCCGGTCTCGGTCTGGCGGTTGGAACTGGTAACTTGTGGCGCTTTCCGCGCATTGCTGCAGAAAACGGCGGCGCTGCATTCCTCATTCCATGGATCATTTTTTTGTTTTTGTGGTCATTGCCCCTCATGATCGCGGAGTTTGGCATTGGCCGCGGCACTCGTCGCGGCGTAGTTGGCTCCTTCGCTAAGTTGATCGGGTCACGATACGCATGGATGGGTGGTTTTATCGCCGTTACAACGATAATGGTTCTGTTTTACTACACCGTTGTCACCGGTTGGGCGTTGAAGTATTTTTTCGTCGCGATCAGGGGGGGAATACCCGCAGGGTCCCCAGAAGCCTACTGGGCAACTTACAGCCACTCGGTGTGGCAGCCCATTTTCTTTCACCTTATTTCTGTCGGGATCGGCGCCTTTATTATTCAACGTGGAGTTGTGCATGGGATTGAACGAGCGAATCGCATTCTTATTCCAATATTGTTTCTATTGTTGATCGTGGCGGTTATTCGGTCTGTGACACTTCCAGGTGCGGACCGCGGTTTGGCGTTTTTGTTTAACCCTGACCTCTCGGCATTAAAAAGCCACAAAACTTGGCTCGAAGCGCTGACTCAATCTGCATGGTCTACTGGTGCTGGGTGGGGCATGCTGCTTACCTATGCGACGTATATGCGGCGAAATGACGATGTTGTGTTGAACGCATCTACAATTGGCTTAGGTGACAACTCGGCATCGCTTTTAGCCGGCATGGCGATAGTGCCGACGGCGTTTGCCTTACTCTCGAATGAGGAAGCCCAGGCGGCTATGGCATCCGGCAATGAAGGCCTAACCTTTATATGGATTCCACAGCTCTTTGCACTGGTGCCGTTCGGCCACGTCTTTCTTCCCTTGTTTTTTTTAGCGTTGTTTTGTGCGGCCCTTTCCACCTTGATTGCGATGATTGAGTTTGCAACTCGAATACTGATGGACGGAGGTGTGAAAAGACGCAGAGCGGTACGATTGGTTGCCAGCGTGGTGGCAGTCATGGGAATACCTTCTGCGGTGAGCATGACGGTGTTTGTGAATCAGGACTGGGTGTGGGGACTCGCACTTATGATCAGCGGGTTATTTATTGCGATCGCCGTAATACGGTTTGGTCAAGATCGATTTTTGAATGAGTTTGTTAATGTTGAAGGTAACGACCTGAATCTTGGACGATTCTACGGATGGCTTATTAGATATGTAGTGCCAGCTGAGTTTATCGCTATCTTTTCCTGGTGGGTGTATGCCGCGGTCACAGCGCCAGGGTCTAAGCCTTGGTGGAATCCTACCGATCCGGTCGGTCTTGGTACGTGTTTGCTTCAATGGGGCGTGGCTCTGTCGCTCCTGATCTATTTCAATAAGGGCATCGCAGAACGTAGTTTGCATGAAGAGAAGGGGCAATTATGA